The Pseudomonas azadiae genome contains a region encoding:
- a CDS encoding efflux RND transporter periplasmic adaptor subunit, producing the protein MKKPFLTIGRVVLTLLIVTFAVVVVWRMVMYYMFAPWTRDGHIRADIVQIAPDVSGLIQRVDVRDNQLVTKGQVLFAVDQDRFKLALRQAQAAVADRQETLAQAQREYKRNRGLGNLVPSEQLEESQSRVARAQSALAEAQVTVDSAQLNLDRSVIRSPVDGYVNDRAPRTQEFVTAGRPVLSVVDSNSFHIDGYFEETKLDGIHVGMDVDIRVIGDNARLRGHVQSIVAGIEDRDRSSGSNLLPNVNPAFSWVRLAQRIPVRIAFDDVPPDFRMIAGRTATVSIIGDKVKDGGTP; encoded by the coding sequence ATGAAAAAACCTTTTTTGACCATCGGCCGTGTGGTCCTCACGCTGTTGATCGTGACGTTTGCGGTCGTCGTTGTGTGGCGCATGGTCATGTACTACATGTTTGCGCCCTGGACCCGTGACGGCCACATCCGCGCCGACATCGTGCAGATCGCCCCGGACGTGTCCGGGCTGATCCAGCGCGTCGACGTACGCGACAACCAGTTGGTGACCAAAGGCCAGGTGCTGTTCGCCGTCGACCAGGACCGTTTCAAGCTGGCCCTGCGCCAGGCCCAGGCCGCCGTGGCCGACCGCCAGGAAACCCTGGCCCAGGCCCAGCGCGAGTACAAGCGTAACCGTGGTCTGGGCAACCTGGTGCCCAGCGAGCAGTTGGAAGAAAGCCAGTCGCGCGTCGCCCGTGCCCAATCGGCCCTGGCCGAGGCCCAGGTAACGGTGGATTCGGCCCAGCTCAACCTCGACCGCTCGGTAATCCGCAGCCCCGTGGACGGCTACGTCAACGACCGGGCGCCGCGCACCCAGGAATTCGTCACCGCCGGGCGTCCGGTGTTGTCGGTGGTGGACAGCAACTCGTTCCATATCGACGGCTACTTCGAAGAGACCAAGCTCGACGGCATCCATGTCGGCATGGACGTGGACATCCGCGTGATCGGCGACAACGCCCGCCTGCGCGGCCATGTGCAGAGCATCGTCGCCGGCATCGAAGACCGCGACCGCAGCAGCGGCTCCAACCTGTTGCCCAACGTCAACCCAGCCTTCAGCTGGGTGCGCCTGGCCCAGCGGATCCCGGTGCGCATCGCGTTTGACGACGTGCCACCGGACTTCCGCATGATCGCCGGGCGAACCGCGACCGTCTCGATCATCGGCGATAAGGTTAAAGACGGAGGCACGCCATGA
- a CDS encoding FUSC family protein, whose translation MNGFFTGMPPAKDWFYGVRTFAASMIALYIAMLMQMPRPYWAMATVYIVSSPFVGPTSSKALYRAIGTFMGAAAAVIFVPMFVQSPYMLVVVIALWTGTLLFLSMHLRTANNYALMLAGYTLPLIALPVVDNPLAVWDVAEARTEEIFLGIAVAAVVGAMFWPRRLMPVFDGSVAKWFADAQVYSQRFLSRTVEPEEISTLRGGMVATFNTLELMIGQLPHEGARPQTVRNTKELRGRMIHLLPVIDALDDAVYAIEHRAPEFLDQLTPLLEAASAWLESTTENAPLERWRVLRDKIDAAQPQGEALDERHTLLFSNALYRLAEWIDLWQDCRSLQAAIQCESQDTWRAVYRHWRLGRLTPFLDRGLMFYSAFSTVTAIIVASVLWILLGWTDGGSAVILAAVACSFFASMDDPAPQIYRFFFWTAMSVLFASLYLFLVLPNLHDFPMLVLAFAVPFICIGTLTVQPRFYLGMLLTLVNTSSFISIQGAYDADFLNFANVNLAGPVGLLFAFVWTLIARPFGAELAAKRLTRFSWRDIVSLTEPATLAEHRHMAAQMLDRLMQHLPRLALINQDTGTALRDLRVALNLLDLLAYSPRVLGVPRVLLNQVVEGVGGYFKACLKAGERLPAPSGLLMTLDRTRRALNGQGLQDEDDTRLHLLHALAGLRLALLPGVEFIGGAELQAPLPDGAPL comes from the coding sequence GTGAATGGTTTCTTCACCGGCATGCCGCCTGCCAAAGACTGGTTCTACGGGGTCCGTACGTTCGCCGCGTCGATGATTGCCCTGTACATCGCCATGCTCATGCAAATGCCGCGTCCGTACTGGGCGATGGCCACGGTGTATATCGTCTCCAGTCCGTTTGTCGGCCCTACCAGTTCCAAAGCGTTGTACCGCGCCATCGGCACCTTCATGGGCGCGGCGGCGGCGGTGATTTTCGTGCCGATGTTTGTGCAGTCGCCGTACATGCTGGTGGTGGTGATTGCGTTGTGGACGGGCACGCTGTTGTTTCTGTCGATGCACCTGCGCACCGCCAACAATTACGCGCTGATGCTCGCTGGCTACACCTTGCCGTTGATCGCCCTGCCGGTGGTGGATAACCCGCTGGCGGTGTGGGACGTGGCCGAGGCGCGTACCGAAGAGATCTTCCTCGGCATCGCCGTGGCGGCGGTGGTGGGCGCGATGTTCTGGCCGCGCCGGCTGATGCCGGTGTTCGATGGCTCGGTGGCCAAGTGGTTTGCCGACGCCCAGGTTTACAGCCAGCGCTTCCTCTCGCGCACGGTGGAGCCTGAAGAGATCAGCACGCTGCGCGGCGGCATGGTCGCCACCTTCAACACCCTCGAACTGATGATCGGCCAGCTCCCTCACGAGGGCGCCCGACCGCAGACGGTGCGTAATACCAAGGAGCTGCGCGGGCGGATGATCCACCTGCTGCCGGTGATCGACGCTCTGGACGACGCGGTCTACGCCATCGAGCACCGTGCACCGGAGTTTCTCGATCAGCTCACGCCGCTGCTGGAAGCCGCCAGTGCCTGGCTGGAAAGCACTACAGAAAACGCCCCCCTTGAACGCTGGCGCGTGCTGCGCGACAAGATCGACGCCGCCCAACCCCAGGGCGAAGCGCTGGACGAGCGCCACACGCTGCTCTTCTCCAACGCCCTTTACCGGTTGGCTGAATGGATCGACCTGTGGCAGGACTGCCGCAGCCTGCAAGCCGCCATCCAGTGCGAAAGCCAGGACACCTGGCGGGCTGTCTATCGCCACTGGCGCCTGGGCCGGCTCACGCCGTTCCTCGACCGTGGCCTGATGTTCTACTCGGCATTTTCCACCGTCACCGCGATCATCGTCGCCTCGGTGCTGTGGATTTTGCTGGGCTGGACCGACGGCGGCAGTGCGGTGATCCTCGCCGCCGTGGCCTGCAGTTTCTTCGCCTCGATGGACGACCCGGCGCCGCAGATCTACCGGTTCTTTTTCTGGACCGCCATGTCGGTGCTGTTCGCCAGCCTCTATCTGTTCCTGGTGCTGCCCAACCTGCATGACTTCCCGATGCTGGTGCTGGCGTTTGCCGTGCCGTTTATCTGCATCGGCACGCTTACCGTGCAGCCGCGCTTTTACCTGGGCATGTTGCTGACCCTGGTGAACACCTCGTCATTCATCAGCATCCAGGGCGCCTATGACGCCGACTTCCTCAACTTCGCCAACGTCAACCTGGCCGGTCCCGTGGGCCTGCTGTTCGCCTTTGTGTGGACGCTGATCGCGCGGCCTTTCGGCGCCGAGCTGGCGGCCAAGCGCCTGACCCGCTTCAGCTGGCGCGACATCGTCAGCCTTACGGAACCGGCGACCTTGGCCGAACACCGGCACATGGCCGCGCAAATGCTCGACCGCCTGATGCAGCACCTGCCGCGCCTGGCGCTGATCAACCAGGACACCGGCACCGCCCTGCGCGATTTGCGCGTGGCGCTGAACCTGCTCGACCTGTTGGCCTATTCGCCACGCGTCCTCGGTGTGCCACGGGTGCTGCTCAACCAGGTGGTGGAAGGCGTGGGCGGCTATTTCAAGGCCTGCCTCAAGGCTGGTGAACGCCTGCCAGCGCCGAGTGGTCTGCTGATGACCCTGGACCGCACGCGTCGCGCCCTCAACGGGCAAGGCCTGCAAGACGAAGACGATACCCGCCTGCACTTGCTGCACGCGCTGGCCGGTTTGCGCCTGGCGCTGTTGCCGGGCGTGGAATTCATTGGCGGCGCCGAGCTGCAAGCGCCGCTGCCTGATGGAGCGCCTTTATGA
- a CDS encoding efflux transporter outer membrane subunit gives MKPLLASAALGLLLSACQVVGPDYQLPDKAAVNRGDLQGQIAGEGDNVVSAPVPTDWWKLYKDPRLDELVRQAMASNTDLRVAAANLQRARYQTQQAESAGGWSLGAKAEAQRLQESGEAFLLADKVPVGNIGSVGITTSYQFDLFGTLQRGIESAQASADAAQAAADIARITLVADVVRSYTQVCAANEELAIANESLELQAQSTKLTQRLRDAGRGDETQVTRSQTQYKSLRADMPRYEAQRQAGLFRLSMLLAKPVDQLPAGTGTCAELPHIAQLLPVGDGATLLKRRPDVRQAERQLAAATARIGVATGALYPDISIGATVGTVGLLDNLGQPATNRWGFGPMISWTVPTNGARARIHEAEAATQGALAHFDGVVLNAIRETQTGLAQYTAQLQRRDALSDAGESAKEAAAQTHRFFQAGRASFLADLQATRTYTDVRAQLAAANTQVAMSQINLFLALGGGWESGRTQASQPGKP, from the coding sequence ATGAAGCCGCTGCTGGCAAGCGCCGCGCTGGGTTTGCTGCTGTCGGCCTGCCAAGTGGTGGGCCCGGATTACCAACTGCCGGATAAGGCCGCCGTCAATCGGGGCGACCTGCAAGGGCAGATCGCGGGCGAGGGCGACAACGTGGTGTCGGCGCCGGTGCCGACTGATTGGTGGAAGTTGTACAAGGACCCGCGCCTGGATGAGCTGGTGCGCCAGGCGATGGCGTCCAACACAGACCTGCGCGTGGCGGCTGCGAACTTGCAGCGTGCGCGTTATCAGACCCAACAAGCTGAATCCGCCGGCGGCTGGAGCCTCGGCGCGAAGGCTGAGGCCCAGCGCCTGCAAGAGTCCGGCGAAGCCTTTTTGCTGGCCGACAAAGTCCCGGTGGGCAACATCGGTAGCGTTGGTATTACCACGTCCTACCAGTTCGATCTGTTCGGCACCTTGCAACGTGGCATCGAAAGCGCCCAGGCCAGCGCCGATGCCGCACAAGCCGCCGCCGATATCGCGCGCATCACTCTGGTGGCCGACGTTGTGCGTTCCTACACCCAGGTGTGCGCGGCGAACGAAGAGCTGGCGATCGCCAACGAATCCCTTGAGCTGCAAGCGCAGAGCACAAAACTGACCCAACGCCTGCGCGACGCCGGGCGCGGCGATGAAACCCAGGTGACGCGCTCGCAAACCCAATACAAATCCCTGCGCGCCGACATGCCGCGCTACGAAGCGCAACGCCAGGCCGGGCTGTTTCGCTTGTCGATGCTGCTGGCCAAGCCGGTGGACCAGCTGCCGGCGGGCACCGGCACCTGCGCCGAACTGCCCCACATCGCGCAACTGTTGCCAGTGGGCGACGGCGCGACGCTGCTCAAGCGCCGTCCCGATGTGCGCCAGGCCGAACGCCAACTCGCCGCGGCCACCGCGCGTATCGGCGTGGCTACCGGCGCGCTGTACCCGGACATCAGCATCGGCGCCACGGTGGGCACTGTGGGCCTGCTCGATAACCTCGGGCAGCCTGCAACCAACCGCTGGGGCTTTGGCCCGATGATCAGCTGGACGGTGCCGACCAACGGCGCCCGAGCGCGCATTCACGAAGCCGAGGCCGCAACCCAGGGCGCCCTGGCGCATTTTGACGGCGTGGTGCTCAACGCCATCCGTGAAACCCAGACGGGCCTTGCGCAATACACTGCGCAACTGCAACGTCGCGACGCCCTCAGCGACGCCGGCGAGTCGGCCAAGGAAGCGGCGGCCCAGACCCATCGCTTCTTCCAGGCCGGCCGCGCCTCGTTCCTGGCCGACTTGCAAGCCACCCGCACCTACACGGATGTGCGCGCGCAACTGGCCGCCGCCAACACCCAGGTTGCCATGAGCCAGATCAATCTGTTCCTGGCCCTGGGCGGCGGCTGGGAAAGCGGACGAACGCAAGCCTCACAACCCGGCAAACCCTGA
- a CDS encoding NADH:ubiquinone oxidoreductase subunit N: protein MKNPYAPAFWCVLFALVLLSAAYFYGVMLAHQLDKAMVFLDSACLVIGTLSIGVVAWASYQNQRVKKKLLEQGKTRVAIWDTKVALRRVETVFDRYFWGSYWQPGRTFQEVMGDLTGTPLEKSLEVLKKQCVALDRQVAEGRHWLNNARDLSDVATQMARERYQLDFCDPKADTPANAVIHREFEVLVYTWTARLKSFDHQLDEIELEYS, encoded by the coding sequence ATGAAAAACCCTTATGCTCCCGCGTTCTGGTGCGTGCTGTTCGCACTGGTGTTGTTATCGGCCGCTTATTTCTACGGCGTCATGCTCGCCCATCAACTCGACAAGGCCATGGTGTTTCTCGACAGCGCCTGCCTGGTCATCGGCACCCTGTCCATCGGCGTAGTGGCCTGGGCCTCCTACCAGAACCAACGGGTCAAGAAAAAGCTCCTCGAGCAAGGCAAGACCCGCGTGGCGATCTGGGACACCAAGGTCGCGCTGCGTCGGGTCGAGACTGTGTTCGACCGCTATTTCTGGGGCAGCTATTGGCAGCCGGGGCGCACCTTCCAGGAAGTCATGGGTGACCTCACCGGCACGCCGCTGGAAAAAAGCCTCGAAGTCCTGAAAAAACAGTGCGTGGCCCTCGACCGGCAAGTCGCCGAAGGTAGGCACTGGCTGAATAACGCGCGGGATTTGTCCGACGTGGCCACCCAGATGGCCCGCGAGCGCTACCAGCTGGACTTCTGCGACCCCAAGGCCGACACCCCCGCCAATGCGGTGATACACCGCGAGTTTGAGGTGCTGGTCTACACCTGGACCGCGCGCCTGAAGAGCTTCGACCACCAGCTCGATGAAATTGAGCTGGAGTACTCCTGA
- a CDS encoding DUF1656 domain-containing protein: MIGDLDISGVFLPTLLVLMGITYVLFLVVHGLLTRVHFYRLVWHRALFNVGLYALLLGAVDSLSRYLMT, translated from the coding sequence ATGATCGGTGATCTGGATATCAGTGGGGTGTTCCTGCCCACGTTGCTGGTGCTGATGGGCATTACGTACGTGTTGTTCCTGGTGGTGCACGGGCTGTTGACCCGGGTCCACTTCTATCGCCTGGTCTGGCACCGGGCATTGTTCAATGTGGGGCTCTACGCGCTGTTGCTGGGCGCGGTGGACTCACTCAGTCGATACCTGATGACATGA
- a CDS encoding YdgA family protein, whose protein sequence is MNKPAVVLLGFVVAVGVVSAGGAWYTGKQLEPVLQTAVQDANKELQRSMAGVDGTVALELVSLDRGLFSSTAHYRLTGQGSFFGEQNPNPELLIVDHIEHGPLPFSRLVSLKWLPVMATSHYELEKNATTEKWFAAAKDKSPLKGVANIGYSRSVSGNLELLPLDFKDPTSSVSFSGLNLDFDSTAEGKKVKVDGYINSLKLAVVDANGAPFDAEFAGLTVASNLEKSTFGFYTGQNTIELTDTKLTFGPQKAVLTLKGFEQKDSSEVNDNIMAGRVDYKIDEIGYQGKPVGSAAMALSLKNIDVPSSLLLTKLYQDKMQPVQAAAAAGQPVPELQLTEAEQALAEANVNQLLAAKPHLALENLSLKTTHGESKFNLVLDLAKPASMELPPVELGKQIVALLDANLTLSKPMIADVAALQAQVGGVTDPKAIEQQSQMASDMVSGMAVGTQLATLVGSDVVSKLHYANNEVTFNGQKMTVEQFIGFVMSKVGSVSGAQ, encoded by the coding sequence ATGAATAAGCCAGCCGTTGTTCTTTTGGGTTTCGTTGTCGCCGTGGGCGTCGTCAGTGCAGGCGGTGCCTGGTATACCGGCAAGCAGTTGGAGCCGGTGCTGCAGACGGCGGTGCAGGACGCCAACAAGGAACTGCAACGTTCCATGGCCGGCGTCGACGGCACTGTTGCCCTGGAGCTGGTGTCCCTGGACCGTGGCCTGTTCAGCAGCACCGCGCATTATCGCCTCACGGGCCAGGGCTCGTTTTTCGGCGAGCAGAACCCGAACCCCGAGCTGCTGATTGTCGACCATATCGAACACGGCCCGCTGCCATTCTCGCGCCTGGTCTCGCTCAAATGGCTGCCAGTCATGGCCACCAGCCACTATGAGCTGGAAAAGAACGCCACCACCGAGAAATGGTTCGCCGCCGCCAAAGACAAGTCGCCACTCAAAGGCGTGGCCAATATCGGCTACAGCCGTTCGGTGAGCGGTAACCTCGAATTGCTGCCCCTGGACTTCAAGGACCCGACGTCCTCGGTGAGCTTCTCCGGCCTGAACCTGGACTTCGACAGCACCGCCGAAGGCAAGAAGGTCAAGGTGGATGGCTACATCAATAGCCTCAAGCTGGCGGTGGTTGATGCCAATGGCGCGCCATTCGACGCCGAGTTCGCCGGCCTGACCGTGGCCAGCAACCTGGAGAAATCCACCTTTGGCTTTTACACCGGCCAGAACACCATCGAACTGACCGATACCAAGCTGACCTTCGGCCCGCAGAAAGCCGTACTGACCCTCAAGGGCTTCGAGCAGAAAGACAGCAGCGAAGTCAACGACAACATCATGGCCGGCCGCGTCGACTACAAGATCGACGAGATCGGTTACCAGGGCAAACCCGTCGGCTCCGCCGCCATGGCCCTGAGCCTGAAGAACATCGATGTGCCATCGAGCCTGTTGCTGACCAAGCTGTATCAGGACAAGATGCAGCCGGTGCAAGCCGCCGCCGCCGCCGGCCAGCCAGTGCCGGAGTTGCAACTGACCGAGGCCGAGCAAGCCCTGGCCGAAGCCAACGTCAACCAGTTGCTGGCCGCCAAGCCGCACCTGGCGCTGGAAAACCTGTCGCTGAAAACCACCCACGGGGAGAGCAAATTCAACCTGGTGCTGGACCTGGCCAAGCCGGCCTCCATGGAACTGCCGCCGGTTGAACTGGGCAAGCAGATCGTTGCGCTGCTGGACGCCAACCTGACCCTGTCCAAGCCGATGATCGCCGACGTTGCCGCCTTGCAGGCGCAGGTGGGCGGTGTGACAGACCCTAAAGCCATCGAGCAGCAATCCCAGATGGCCAGCGACATGGTCAGCGGCATGGCCGTTGGCACGCAACTGGCGACCCTGGTGGGCAGCGACGTGGTATCCAAGCTGCATTACGCCAACAATGAAGTGACTTTCAATGGCCAGAAGATGACCGTTGAGCAATTCATTGGCTTCGTGATGTCCAAGGTCGGCTCGGTGAGCGGCGCTCAATAA